A single genomic interval of Helianthus annuus cultivar XRQ/B chromosome 6, HanXRQr2.0-SUNRISE, whole genome shotgun sequence harbors:
- the LOC110944652 gene encoding uncharacterized protein LOC110944652, giving the protein MLSWKWRRLPNTDIEEEQLEDCVQLIEGIALGANNDPWVWDSASGEDFSMFQVRKWLGSDRSVQLASAFEWCKWLPIKCNVFMWRMLMDRIPTKKALQRRGIDCGDLRCKFCNEQEDCIDHIFTACMLTCGVWNGIASWIYSSSGWSKAKKSALHGVLILTCWRIWKARNDLIFRDIRWNVVEIVSDIKALGFIWFSSRFNKGLLGWKDWLLF; this is encoded by the exons ATGTTGTCTTGGAAGTGGCGGCGCCTACCTAATACAGATATAGAGGAAGAACAATTGGAGGATTGTGTTCAGTTGATCGAAGGTATTGCTTTAGGGGCTAACAATGATCCTTGGGTGTGGGATTCGGCTTCGGGAGAAGATTTTTCGATGTTTCAAGTTCGGAAATGGCTGGGCAGCGACCGATCTGTTCAGCTGGCTTCGGCTTTTGAATGGTGTAAATGGCTCCCGATTAAGTGTAATGTGTTTATGTGGCGTATGTTGATGGATAGAATTCCGACTAAAAAGGCGTTACAGAGAAGAGGCATTGATTGTGGGGATTTAAGGTGCAAGTTTTGTAATGAACAGGAGGATTGCATCGACCATATTTTCACGGCGTGTATGTTGACGTGTGGTGTTTGGAATGGGATTGCTTCTTGG ATTTATTCGTCATCCGGATGGTCGAAAGCGAAGAAATCAGCGTTGCATGGTGTTCTTATTTTGACGTGTTGGCGGATTTGGAAGGCTAGAAATGATCTCATCTTCAGGGATATTCGGTGGAATGTGGTTGAGATTGTTTCGGACATCAAAGCGTTGGGTTTTATTTGGTTTTCTAGTAGATTTAATAAGGGGTTGTTGGGTTGGAAGGATTGGCTTTTGTTTTGA
- the LOC110865291 gene encoding FT-interacting protein 3 has translation MMHRPPPDDFSLKETKPHLGGGKITGDKLTSTYDLVEQMQYLYVRVVKARDLPAKDVTGSCDPYAEVRLGNYKGTTRHFEKKSNPEWNQVFAFSRDRIQSTMLEVAVKDKDLMKDDFMGWVLFDLSEVPKRVPPDSPLAPQWYRLEDRKGMKLKGEIMLAVWWGTQADEAFPEAWHSDAATVGGSDALANIRSKVYLSPKLWYLRVNVIEAQDLIPSDRTRFPEVFVKAQLGHQALRTRVSMSKSINPMWNEDLMFVAAEPFEEHLILSVEDRVAPNKDESLGMTMIPLQYVDRRLDHKPIHSKWVNLEKHIMIDGEKKKEVKFASRLHLRICLEGGYHVLDESTHYSSDLRPTAKQLWKNSIGVLEVGILSAHGLTPMKTKDGRATTDAYCVAKYGTKWVRTRTIIDSFTPKWNEQYTWEVFDPCTVITIGVFDNCHLQGGDKGNGARDSRIGKVRIRLSTLETDRVYTHSYPLLVLHPSGVKKMGEIHLAVRFTCSSLLNMMHMYSQPLLPKMHYIYPLTVSQLDSLRHQATQIVSMRLSRAEPPLRKEIVEYMLDVGSHMWSMRRSKANFFRIMGVFGGLIAVGKWFDQICNWKNPITTVLIHILFLILVLYPELILPTIFLYLFLIGVWYYRWRPKNPPHMDTRLSCADGAHPDELDEEFDTFPTSRPADIIRMRYDRLRSISGRIQTVVGDLATQGERLQSLLSWRDPRATALFVIFCLIAAIVLYVTPFQVVALLTGFYVLRHPRFRHKLPSVPLNFFRRLPARTDCML, from the coding sequence ATGATGCACAGACCACCTCCTGATGATTTCTCCCTCAAGGAGACGAAACCGCATCTTGGCGGTGGAAAAATCACAGGGGATAAGCTCACTAGCACATATGACCTTGTGGAACAAATGCAATACTTATACGTTCGTGTGGTGAAAGCGAGAGATTTACCCGCTAAGGATGTTACGGGTAGTTGTGACCCGTATGCTGAAGTTCGGTTAGGAAACTATAAGGGAACAACTCGACATTTCGAGAAGAAGTCGAACCCGGAATGGAACCAAGTGTTTGCTTTTTCTCGAGATAGGATTCAGTCGACGATGCTCGAGGTTGCCGTGAAGGATAAAGATCTTATGAAAGACGATTTCATGGGTTGGGTGTTGTTTGATCTTTCCGAGGTTCCGAAGCGGGTCCCGCCGGATAGTCCTCTAGCTCCGCAATGGTATCGGTTGGAAGATCGAAAAGGGATGAAGCTGAAAGGAGAGATAATGTTAGCCGTGTGGTGGGGTACTCAAGCAGATGAAGCTTTTCCGGAAGCGTGGCATTCGGATGCTGCAACTGTCGGTGGGTCGGATGCACTTGCTAATATCCGGTCGAAAGTGTATCTTTCGCCGAAACTTTGGTATCTTAGAGTTAACGTGATCGAAGCACAGGATTTGATACCGAGTGATCGAACGAGGTTTCCGGAAGTTTTCGTGAAGGCACAGCTTGGACACCAGGCGTTACGGACTAGAGTATCGATGAGCAAGTCGATAAATCCTATGTGGAATGAAGACTTGATGTTCGTAGCCGCAGAACCGTTCGAAGAACACTTGATTTTGAGCGTCGAAGATAGGGTTGCGCCTAATAAAGACGAGAGTCTCGGAATGACTATGATTCCGTTACAGTACGTCGATCGAAGGCTAGATCATAAACCGATTCACTCCAAGTGGGTTAATCTTGAAAAACACATTATGATCGACGGGGAAAAGAAGAAAGAAGTGAAATTTGCTAGCAGGCTTCATTTACGGATCTGTTTAGAAGGCGGTTATCACGTTCTTGATGAATCTACTCACTACAGTAGCGATCTTAGACCTACGGCTAAACAGTTATGGAAGAACAGCATCGGTGTCCTTGAAGTGGGAATCTTGAGCGCTCACGGGTTAACACCGATGAAGACAAAAGACGGAAGGGCAACAACAGATGCGTATTGTGTGGCTAAGTACGGTACAAAGTGGGTCCGAACAAGAACAATAATCGACAGTTTTACTCCGAAATGGAACGAGCAGTATACTTGGGAAGTTTTCGATCCGTGCACAGTTATAACCATTGGTGTGTTCGATAACTGCCATCTGCAAGGCGGGGATAAGGGTAACGGGGCACGGGATTCAAGAATTGGTAAGGTCAGGATCCGTTTATCAACTCTCGAAACTGACCGTGTGTACACCCATTCGTACCCGCTTTTAGTTTTGCATCCGTCTGGGGTGAAAAAGATGGGCGAGATTCATTTAGCCGTGAGGTTTACATGTTCGTCGTTGCTAAACATGATGCACATGTACTCGCAACCGCTGCTGCCGAAAATGCACTACATTTATCCGTTAACCGTCAGCCAACTCGACAGCTTAAGGCACCAAGCCACTCAGATCGTGTCGATGCGGCTTAGCCGAGCCGAGCCGCCTTTACGGAAAGAGATCGTGGAATATATGCTCGATGTCGGGTCACACATGTGGAGTATGAGAAGAAGTAAAGCAAATTTCTTCAGAATCATGGGGGTTTTCGGTGGTTTGATTGCGGTTGGAAAATGGTTTGATCAGATATGCAATTGGAAGAATCCGATCACTACGGTTCTGATTCACATTCTTTTCTTGATATTGGTTTTGTATCCGGAGCTTATTTTGCCGACGATTTTTCTCTATCTTTTCTTGATTGGCGTTTGGTACTACCGATGGAGACCGAAGAACCCGCCCCACATGGACACTCGCCTCTCGTGTGCAGACGGTGCTCACCCTGACGAACTCGATGAAGAATTCGACACGTTTCCGACTTCTCGCCCTGCTGACATCATCAGAATGAGATATGATCGTTTACGGAGTATATCCGGAAGGATCCAAACCGTGGTTGGTGATTTAGCGACACAAGGAGAACGACTTCAGTCGTTACTCAGCTGGAGAGACCCGAGAGCTACCGCACTGTTCGTCATATTCTGTTTAATCGCTGCTATTGTTTTGTATGTCACGCCTTTTCAAGTCGTGGCTCTGTTAACAGGCTTCTATGTGCTAAGACACCCGAGGTTCCGCCACAAGCTGCCATCTGTCCCGCTCAACTTCTTCAGAAGATTACCCGCAAGAACCGACTGCATGCTTTGA